The Filimonas lacunae genomic sequence CGTTTACTGTAGGTATATAAGGGATTAGAGTTCAGATTGAGGTTTTGTATCTTGTAGCCGCGCGGCACCGCTACATAGTTGCCACTGGAATCGCGTTGATCCAGGTTGATAAAAGGCTCCTGCGTTAACACCTGGCCAAAAAACGAACTGGCCCCTCCGGCATTTGCAATAACCGATGGCCGGTTAGTATAGAAATAATGTACATCCGCTTCTATTTCCAGTTTAGGAACGGGCCTTAGTTGCAGGTTTAACTTGGCTGTCCGGCGCACATCAGCCCCTACAGGCGCAACTACCCCTGAATTCTGCTGGTTTTGAAACGACATGTATATGTTATACTTATCGTTACCGGTAGACAAGGACAGAAAATTCACATAAAAGGGCCTGTTATTCATCAGCAGCCCCACATTATCATAAAAGTGCTTATACGGACTCAATACTTCTGAAAAACCATTGTCCTGTACATTGGCGATACGGGAGTTGGTTTTATTACCATTTTGATCGGTCAGGTATGCAAATCCATATACATCATTGGGATCCGTTTTCCAGCGATGCAGGGTAGCCAGCCGGGGTGTACGCTGCACACTGTTGCGTCCATACTCATTATCAAAAGTGATATTTAATTTACCCCGGGCATCCCTGCCTTTTTTGGTAATCACCTGTATTACGCCGCCTTCTGCACGGGTACCATACATAGCCGAAGCAGCAGCCCCTTTCACCACTTCTATCGATTCTACATCCTGCGGGTTCAGATTGCTGAGGGTAAGATTACTTACAAACCCATCCACCACAATAAGCGGGTCAATATTGCCATAAAACGATTTGGCTCCCCTGAGCGAAACAGAAGCACCTGCATTGCCCTGGTCTTGTATAATAGTAATACCCGCCACTTTAGCACGTAGTGTTTGCGACAGATCTAATGCCGGCACTGTGTTAATCAGCTTCTCATCAACCTTAGCTACCGCAAAAGGGGTTTTGGCACGCGAAGTACTTATAGCAACACCAGTAACCACCATATCTGTCAGCTCCGTTACCTTCGTTTTCAATGTTACTTCTATAGCTGTTCTGCCATTTACTTTTACTTCCAATGGCTCCATGTTAATACTGGAAAACAGCAATACGGCATCTTTATCCACACCACTTACTGTAAACACACCCTGTTCATCTGTCATAACCTGCCGGGAGCTGCCCTTTACAATAACGGCTACGCCAGGCAAAGCATTTCCTTTTTCGTCTGTTACCTTACCCCGTATATCAACAGCATTAGCCGCATTCAACAGCATAGCAGTTACCTGCTCTGTTTTGTCTTTCAGCGTAACTGCGTTTTCTTTTTCATACAGGGAAATGGTTTTACTATCCAGCCGGAAAGCCAGCCCCCGGCCTGTTAGCACCATTGCCAGAAAAGAATCCAAAGGCATGTTGGCTACCGACACGGTAACAGGCCTTGCCTGATTCCATACCGACCGGTTACCAAACACCGCGTAACCGGTTTGCTTTTCCACCATAGAAAATACCTGCTTCAGAGGCATTTGTTTTACCGTAAGCGATACGGTTTGTGCCACGGGACGGGCCTGAACTGCGAAAGTAGCTGCCAGCAACAGCACTGCCATCAATCTCATAATACGTACAATTTTGGTTACCATTCCGTTCAAAGACCAGGCACGGTTAATGGCATAACCACACATGGCCTCCTCATGCCGGAAGGCATTTGCAGTTTTTTGCATAATTTACAATCAGTTTGGTTGTTTAAAAATGACTTACAACAAGTGAATAGAAACGACTCAGACTACCGGCCGGAAGTGGCGCCACCGCTTCCGGTTTTCTTTTACAGAATCGCTTCTTTTATATAAACCTTTTACAGGACCATATACATTGTTTATGCCCGGCTTATGGCCATATTACCAACCGCCGGCTGCCATCCATACTATAGTGAACTTTTGCTTCCTCCAATAATTTTAATAGTCCGCTAAAACTGATGTCCTTATTCACTTTACCGGTGAAATAGATATCAGGTATTTTATCTTTATACACCACTTCTATATCATACCATCTTTCCCACTCACGCATGGCATCTTTCAAACTCACATCTTCCAGGTTAAACACCCCATTTTTCCAGGCCAGTGTTTTTTCCATATCAGCCTTTTCTACATTTACCACTGCATTACCTGTAGTGTAATGCTGTAGCACCTGCGCCTGCTGGCCCGGCTTCAATACTACAGAAGCAATGCTTTCACAGGCTGTATCTGCTTTTACACGTACTGCGCCCTCTACCAGCGTAGTGCGCACCATACTTTCATTATCGTAAGCATTGATATTAAAAGCCGTACCTAATACTTCTACTTCGCCTTTATCACCCATCACTACCTTAAAAGGCATGCCTACCTGTTTGGCTACTTCCATATACACTTCGCCTGTTACCATTACCTTCCTTTCTTTGCCGGCAAAAGCCGTAGGGTAAGTAATAGAACTGGCAGCATTTAACCATACCCTGGTTCCATCTGGTAACACCACGGTAAACTGCCGGCCCCTGGGGGTGATAATAGAATTGTAAGTAAGGTTGCCCGATGCTGCACCAGCACGCTCATAGCCTACTACACCATTTTGCAGGTTTATTACCGTACCGTTTTGCTGCGCAATAACGCCGTTACCCATACTATCCAGTACCAGTTGCCTGCCATCGGCCAACTGAAGTATAGCGCCATTTTTTCCGGGAGTGATAGCAGCAGACACCCTATCACTAACAGGCGTTTTTTTACCGGAAGAGGTATACCATAGCCATGCACCTGCTCCTAAAAGCAGCGAAAGACAGGCCGCCACCCACACCCGGCGTTGCAACCATAATACCTTATGCCCAATGGCAGGTATTTTACGGTCAGGTAAATGGGATGCTTCTTTTATTTCTTCAAAAGCCTGCTGCCAGTAATCGTAATGATAAGGCACTACATGCTGCCACGAAGTCACTTCTTCCTTTGCATAAAAACGATCAATAGCAGCCAGTACCTCCCCCGTTGCATCGGTATGAATGTGCTTCAGCAACAGGGCATAATCTTCCGCATCGGCAATGCCTTCTTTTGTTCTGCGCAGTAATTCTTCCAATGTAGGATGAACGGGACTATTCATTTTTCCTCGTTTAAATAGAACGTACTACGGGAAAAGGAAACATACCTATGCCCGCAAAAAAATTATAAAAAGAAAAGGATGAGGATAGAGGGTAGATAGATACCGTATTTATTCAGGTACTCTTTAATATGCTTTACCGAGCGTACCAGGGAATTACGCACCGTTTGCACCGAAATGCCCAACAGGCTGGCTACCTCGGCCGCTTTTAAATCTGCATCTCTGCTTAATTGAAAAATTTTCCGTGCCTGGGGCGGCAGTTCGGCCACCGCTTCCTGTATTAACCGGGCTGTTTCCCTGAACGAAACTGTTTGCTCCGGCATGTGCTCCCCCGTAGCCTGCTGCAACGGCAACGCAGCCCCTTCTTTCTGGTTACGTACCGCCTGCCGGCTCATCCAGGTATAAATTCTGTTATAGGCAATTTTAAAAATCCAGTTCTGCGGACTTTCAATAGCCCCCAGCGACTCCCTGTCCAGCCACAGGTAAAAAAATATCTCCTGTAACAGATCTTTCACCACCCCTTCATTGCGGGTGATTTTCATGATTAAAGGATGTAAGCGGGGAACATACGCATGAAACAAGATATTAAAGGCTTCTTCGTCCCCATCGGCAATACGACTGAACAGCAGTTTATCTTCCTGATATGATACGTTCTGGTTCTCCAATACTTTTCAATGTATTAAAAGTAAAGGTTTTATCAGTATAAATACTGTGCATCGCCGTTGCCATAGCTATTATAACAACGTATAAGCACTATAGTATTCCCGCTTATTGTTTTTCTGATAACATTAAAAATATGCAGCATATACGGCCATTAATTGTCGTAAATATCATTTATACGACTATTAGCGGCATTTAATAGTCGTAAAAGTCGTTTATACGACTAATAAACCGGGGCAGGCTGCCTGTTTAAACTAACAGCAAACAACTTTATCATAGATTTTGGGGAATGTATTTGGGGGAATCCCGAAAAGAAAGGCACTACTTACATTCGCAGACGAAGCATTAAGAACATAACCACATCACCATCAAAACATGAAAAGAACCGACATCCCTGACCCTCTTTACGGCGATTTACCTGCCCTTATTCAACACCTGGAAAAAGAATGTCCGGGTGTACTGGAAACCAGCCCTGTTACCCAGGCTAACATAGAGGAAATGGAAGCCACCGCAGGCTTTACCCTGCCAGCCACCTTTAAAACGCTATGGAATAACAAAGGCTTCTGCTATTTTAACCAGGACGAAGTAGTGTGCATCGCTTACGCCTACTGCGGCGAAGGCCGCAACTTCAATCACCTCTATGGCTTTCTATCTATGCTTATGAAAAGCCATATGAGCAACAGCCAATGGGTAGTAAAAGCCGAAAGCCTGCTGAAACAGTTTTGGGTGTTAGGAATGGTATACACCGATAATGAAAGATGGATCACCGTTTGCGATGCCCGCCAGCAAGTGTACACCATTTACCTGGATGCCCCCATGACAAGCATTTCAGACGAAGACCTCGCCTTTTCTTTTGAAGAAATCATCCCCGCTGATATACTCCCCAGTGAAGACGCAGAAGCCCCCGAAGTAACAGCCGCCCATTTTTTACAGTCAAACCAGCTGCAATTGGTCACCTACGAAGAAGTGTTAGCCCTGTTGGGTGTAGACCATCTTTTCGACTACTGGGAAACCGGCGACTACGACAGCTATGTGATTGACGAATACGAAAGCGAAGAAGCCTATTTTGAAGAACGCGACCGCATTTTCTACCACGAAGGCGATCTGGAATTGAATGGCGACCTGGAAATTCCCGAAGACTATTTCGACCTATTGGTAGTAAACGGCAACCTCACCGTACACGGTAAAGTATACAGCTGGCAGGATACCGAAAACGCCTGGTACGTAACCGGCAACGCCACCTTCGACTACCTGCATGTGGACTATTTCCAAAAAACCTGTGGCGAAGAAACCGCTGTACACATGGCCCTGGCCTGGGCACAGGACCATGAGCGCGTAAAAAACATGCCCATCCGAAAAATCAACACCCCGTTCTTTTTCTCCTGGTTCTACAACCTCCAAAGCTTTACATTCGGTCCCGACACCGTAATAACCGCTTTATATGATGGCGACCAGTTATCCACCTATACAACCAACAACCCATTCCTGCAATGGCACGATTTCACCTATGCCTTCCGTCCGGAATTTTACTACCCTGTTGAAAAGCCACATCACGACTACCTCAGCATCAACCCCGCCGCTATTTACGAAGCACTCAAAAACAGCCAACCGGTTTTTATAGAAGGCGTAACAGCAGAAGGTATTCAACTAACACAGCAGGCTGTAACGCTGGGTGCCATCGGCGATGCCCTTGGAACCATTCGACTTTTACAACAGGCCATAGAAAAATCACCAGCGTATTACAAAGCCTACTACCATATTGCACAATATCTTATTTCTCAAAGCGCCTTTGCACAAGCTATGGACTTTGCTGAAAAAGGTATAGCCCTTACTCCCACTAAACTGTTATACGATGTAAACTGCATGGAGCAAGCTGCTTTATGCGCCGTTCGATTGGGAGAGTATGACAAGGCTACCGCTTGGTGCCAGAAGGCGTTATTAAAAAATGAGAATGCCTATTTTGCTATGCGTGTACTTGGTGAAGTGTTGATACTTCAAAAGCAAGTGCAAAAAGCGATACCGTATTTGCAGAAATCTATCTGGCACGAGAGTATATTTTCAAATAACTGGTTGCTAGGCTTGGCTTATCATTTTAGCGGTGACGCTGGTAAGGCGGAGGAATATTATCAACGGGCGGCAAAGCATAGTAATTTGGGGAAGCCGTATAGTAAGCAGACTGATCTTAATTATGTGTATGGGGAGCCTATTGTGTTTGACATAAACTAGTAACTAGTCATAAACCATCTTTTTTCCATCCTTCATAAATAAAGAGGGATGGATATTTTAATATCACAACTAAAGTAAACTCTAATTTATACGTCATCTATTTTTATTAATTGCCTTACTTAAAAGGTTTTTAGATGTAAAAATACTTTGTTGAGTAAGTTAATAAGTGCCTGAATCTTTGGTTTCTAAACAAACACCTATAAAATTAATTCTTATTTTTTTTGCTTTTTACTATATGAGCTGTAAACAGTTCATCACTTCTACGCTTAATAAATGCAGGGAATAATCGATGTAAAATAAGATCTTTATAGTCTACAGTGTTAAAGTGCTGAAGAACGTGCTGGATAAAGTCATCCTGCCTTTCAGGACCATTACGAGTTAGCCAAGCACTAAAATAACCTGAAACTTTTCCTCCAATTGAACGACTTAATGAAAGTGTATTTGGGGCAGAAATGTCAAGGAGAATTTCATTTAAAATATCACGCCATTCTAAAAAAAATTTTAACCGCTAAACTTTGTAGATTGAATACATCAACCTAAAGGCGTCTTTTCTAATAGTTCAAAAACACTATTTTCTCTATATTAGACTACCTCTTCTTCCTGAAGAAGCTCTTGTTCAACATCTGACGGAACAGATTTGCCAAAGCCCTTTAAAATCATCAAAAGTTAAGATAGGTGATGAACGCATTTTTTCCCGAGTTGCCGGGTCTCCAATATCTAATTCATTAAATTTCCCCTGTAGTGTTCTCATGTGTGCATATGCACCTACATCAATTACAAATGCATGGTAGGTTCCTGGTTGAGATTTATGTGTGATAGCTGTACCTGCACTATGGATCCTATAATCCAGCAAACGATAGATGAGGTCGCAAAGGTTGTTCTCTTGCTGTAGCATTTGTTCTGAGATAAAGAAAAGATTTGTTTTCTTCTCCATACAGAACTTACGAATCACATATATACCTTTTAGAAGAACATTTTGCTCAGCGCCTTCAGAGTCTTGTTTTAATTCTTCTATTCGACGCTCGAAGTTACTTCTACTCATTATTCTAACATCATCTTTTCCAATTCGATTGTCCCCTTTTCTAACTTTCTCAAGAACTTCAAGATATATAGATAGACAATCTCGTGGGACACCACCACCAGCCATAACTAGTCTTTTAAAACCATCCCCTTTAAAAATTTCATTAATCTCTTCAGCACTCATCTTAGCTTGCTTGCCAAATTCATGAAAAATTCTCCGTAATTGGTTTTCTGTTTTACGAAAATCTGCAAATGTAAAGTCTATATTAATAGGCTGATAATCATGTCTTTCTTGTGTTCCCATAGGCTGACCAGCACGATCAGCATACAATACGCTTGCATGTCGGAGAGTTGTAATTTTGAAATACAAAGGAAAATCTTTACAAAGACGATGAACATAATCCATAACAAATGGCTAATCAACCCTCTTTAAATGATAAAAATCATCAATTTGGATAAATACTGTTTTTACTGCTGTAGATATTGTAAAAAACTCTCGAATTTGATCCTTAAGCCTAGGATGCCATATATTTAATTCCTGTAATTTTTCGTCTGCCTTTTTGTATGTTCGCTATAACTCCCTTTTTTGAGAATCTTTATTCTCATAACCGAATTCAAATGCTTTCGATGAACTAGCTTTTACATTTGCTCCATCAGTAACCTCCGTTGTAGTAGCTTCGCGTATCTGCTCAACTTGAGCACCAGCACGCTTGCGCAAGTTTTCAAGTTGAGTCCTTATTTGAATAATGATATCGCGTGACTTTTTTTCTTACCAAACCAACCTGAAAGATTTCTTTGAAGTTCTCCAAATACTGCGTCTAATATTTCGACTAATACATTAGGAAAAGAATGGGTTTTAAAATCTTCACAATTTAAGTAAACAGTTTTAACACTCTTGTCCATTTCCTTTTTAGAATGATGCAATAAAAGAGTTTTGCCACAACCTCGATGCGCAAAGATTGCATGATTTTGACGGGCTTTAACATCAGTAAGTGCACTTGTCACATCTATGTAGGGAACATGTTCAGCACTATTGTCTATGGTTATCTCATCGTTTCTTTACTTTTTATTATAAACAGAAGGATATATAATCTTGATAGTGCAAGATGAAGTTAGAATCGTAGGCACATATGGAAGAAGAAGGCTAAAACCGAAGTGACTATGTTATAAGGATTAATCAGAAAATTCTCTGTATATGTTGATAATTTTTGTTAGCCGTACCCTAAGCATACCATCCTTTTTTTAAAACCCCTTGATTTTCAGAGACAAGAAAATTACTATGAATTTCCCAATGCCCAATTCTGAAAAAATTAAAAATTTATTTCCTTATCCCATCTGCATTTGAGATTGGGTACGCGTACCGTACGCGTAGGTCACATGCACAACAAACTCCACTTTTACAACACCAACGAAGGAAATAAAGAATGGCCGTTCGCCTGGTTTTACTACTGGCTTTTTCTCCGGTTATTGCGCAAGGAAAAAGCCACCTGTTTATCCGGATATCAATTACTTCTTAGGTGCAAATGGTCGCTACTGTTTGCTTCGTATGCACAATGAAGCGAAAAATAAACCAGGCTTATGTGTAACTGCATACACTCGCAATAGAAAAGTTACAGCTGGTACTTTTATAGGTATGACTGTAATTAAAATTCTTCCAGCTATGCAACTGCAATTACCAGCAGGTAATTAAAAAGTGCAGACCAGAAGAAAAATAATGCAGCGCCGTATTTTTTGCGGGAGAGCTATCGGCGAAATTCTTCCAGCTGTACAGAAGCTTTTACCAACTGGTAGAAAAAAAGTGTAGACCGGAAGAAAAATAATGCAGCACCGTATTTTTTGCGGGAGAGCTATCAGCAAAATTCTTCCAGTTATACAGAAGCTTTTACCAGCTGGTAGAAAAAAAGTGCAGACCGGAAGAAAAATAATGCAGCACCGTATTTTTTGCGGGAGAGCTATCGGCAAAATTCTTCCAGCTATATAGAAGCTTTTACCAGCTGGTAAAAAATAAATGTAGTGAGATACAGAAAGTCAAACAGTAGCTAAGCCTTTAGTGTAAACCAATTTTTAAACACACAAATTTTAAAGTTATGAGCAACAATTATAATTATTTCATACCCAGAACAGATGGTGACCTTGGTCGTTGGGCAGCAGCTTATAAAGAAAAAATCACGATACTGGGTCCTTCACTGGGTTTAACACCTGCAGAAATTACAGAACAGGAAACCGCTGCACAAAGTGTTGTAGATACGATGAACCGCATTACCGTAAAAAAGCAGGAACAGCAAGAAGCGGTAAGCTTAAAAAAAGTAATCAAAAACCGGGAGTTAAAGCAAATTGCAAACATGGCAGCACGTATTAAGCGAACCGCTTCTTATACTGAGAACATGGGTAGTGAGCTGGGAATTGTAAGTAGCCCGATAATTACGCAACGCGCTACTTTAAAACCAGCACTTAAACTGGTTGTTTACCCTGATCATGTTCAAATTGCCTTTACCAAACAAAATCAAACAGGCATAACAATTTTCAGCCGGATAAAAGGTACTACAAACTGGACAAAGCTTATTAGTGGAGCTACTGTATCTCCTTATCTGGATTATTCACCATTGCAAAAACCAGATGTGCCGGAAGTGAGAGAGTATCAGGCCCGCTATTGGGATAATGGTACTGAAATTGGCCAGGATAGTGATGTTGTAATTGCGCTATTCGGCAAATAGATTATTTAAAAGCAGTAAGGGCCACTCAACCAGGAGTGGCTTTTCTGTTTTAAGACCTAGCACATATCCTCGCTACCCTTTGAGAGAATTTTATACCATAAAACAAAAATCATCTAAAAGCATTTGTTACAGGTATCACTAGCTATTGTTTAATAGTTTATAAAAGCTTGTTCAATTTTATTTTTTCTCAGTCTTTAAATACTTACTAACAAATACCTTATTGCCGAATGTAATAGACTTCCATCCACCCCGAGGCCCAAAAACTTCGTTAGTAACCTCTCCATATAAGGCAATAGCTTCATTCCTATTCAATGTTTTTGTAACTAATGCCCACGAGCTATTAAAACCGTCGATACATACAAGTTGACCATGCTTACCTAAGTCATTGAAAAGGTCATCACCCAAATGTCTTGTAATTTTAAATCCCCAGGCTACTGGTTCACCACAAAAGGGATCATATGAAACTGGGCCAAATTCAGATAAATATTTTTCAAATCCAATCGGTTTCTGAGGTTGCATAAAACATATTTTATTAATAAAAAATAGGTTAAATACTCAATAAAGACAATTTAAATAGTAGAATCAATAATTGTTACATTATTGAATAGCCCTCTGCCCCGTACGCAAAATATATTTACCCCGACTTTTCCAGTATGCCGTCATGTGTGAGGTATTATTTATATTAAACTCTTTTTTCACCCGGTTAAAGCTATAACCAAGGTTAATGTAAGTCTCTGGCTTCAGAAACATAAAACAGGCACGCATCTCTATCTTCTTTCCAGGCGCAATAGTGATGATTTTAGGAAAGCTGGTATTACATACAACAAACCCAAACAAAGAAAGAGATGCCGTATCATATACAATATCATTTATCAAACCTTCACACGACCAGCTGACAAAATAAGCAGTGTCCGTTCCGGCATTTAAAAGAGTGGCATTTATCAGGCTAGCATAATTTTTACTCTTATTATTCCCACTCCCGAGGTTAAAATCAAATTCAATTTTTCCCGGTGGTAAAAGCAAGGTATCAGGGTTAGGAGATGCTACTTTTTTTTGCTTAACTCCATTTGTTTTACAAGCAGCAACTGACAAAAGAAGCAAAACAATAAAAACGATGTTACGCATAAAGTAAATTAAGGTGTTCAGGTATATTAATACACTGAAAATATTAAATCCGGCCTGATAAGTAGAATAAATCTGTTCACTCCATTTCGGCTAAACAAACCATAGATCCGGCAAAATATCCCCGCCACCCTCTACAGAACTTTACACCATAAAACAAACAAGCATATGAAAGTATTTGTTACCGGTGCCACTGGTTTTGTAGGCACCGCCGTAGTAAAGGAATTGATCAGCGCCGGCCACCAGGTGCTGGGTTTAGCACGTTCACAATCTTCAGCCGATGCGCTGGTGGCAGCAGGTGCCATCGTACATCACGGTGATCTGGAAAACCTCGAAAGCATCCGTAGCGGCGCAGCCGCTGCAGATGGGGTAATTCACGCAGGTTTTATACACGACTTTTCGCGTTTTAAAGAGGTGTGTGAGGTGGACCGTATCGCTATTGAAACCATCGGCAACACACTGGCCGGCTCGCAGCGTCCGTTTGTAGTTACTTCGGGTACTGCATTGGTAAGCCCCGGCATGCTGGCTACAGAAAATACCCCCACCCGCATGGATACACAAAAGTTTCCACGTGTGTCAGAAAGTGCCGGACTCGCTTTTGCTTCGCAGGGAGTACGTGCTTCCGCAGTACGTTTATCACCGTCTGTTCATGGTGAGGGTGATGCGCATGGCTTTGTACCTATACTGGTGAACATTGCCCGCAGCAAAGGGGTGAGCGCTTATATAGGCGATGGACTCAACCGCTGGAATGCCGTGCATCGGCTGGATGCAGCGCAGCTGTTTCGCCTGGCATTGGAAAAGGGCGAAGCAGGCACACACTACCATGCCGTAGGCGATGAGTCCATTACTTTAAAAACAGTAGCGGAAGCCATAGGCAAACAACTAAACCTGCCGGTAGTATCTGTATCGCCGGAACAAGCTCCTGAGCATTTTGGATGGTTTGCCAGTTTTGCGGGTATCGACTGCCCGGCTTCCAGCGAATTAACGCAGCAATGGCTTGATTGGAAACCTGTGCATCCTTCCCTGGCCGATGACCTGGCAGGCAATGTGTATTTTTCGTAATTGCAGTAAATTGTGGTACCATGAGTAAGGTAGTCACCCATATTAAAACAATCAGCGAGTTTCATCAGATGGCGGGTTTACCCAAACCGGCACATCCGCTTATTAGTGTTATTCACCTGGGCAGGTTAAATCGCCGGCTACAGGAAGGCACTTTTACCAGGGTGTTTGACTTTTACTCTGTTTCTCTGAAAAAGAATTTTCACCTGAAAATGAAGTACGGCCAGCAACCGCACGACTTTGAGGAAGGCGCCTTGCACTTTATGGCCCCTGCACAGGTGTTAACCATAGAAATTGAAAAAGACCAGGTACATAATCCTTCCGGATGGATGATCTTATTCCATCCGGACCTTTTATGGAATACACCCCTGGCGCAGGGCATTAAACAGTACGATTTTTTTGGGTATGCCGCCAACGAAGCGCTG encodes the following:
- a CDS encoding FecR family protein, with the protein product MNSPVHPTLEELLRRTKEGIADAEDYALLLKHIHTDATGEVLAAIDRFYAKEEVTSWQHVVPYHYDYWQQAFEEIKEASHLPDRKIPAIGHKVLWLQRRVWVAACLSLLLGAGAWLWYTSSGKKTPVSDRVSAAITPGKNGAILQLADGRQLVLDSMGNGVIAQQNGTVINLQNGVVGYERAGAASGNLTYNSIITPRGRQFTVVLPDGTRVWLNAASSITYPTAFAGKERKVMVTGEVYMEVAKQVGMPFKVVMGDKGEVEVLGTAFNINAYDNESMVRTTLVEGAVRVKADTACESIASVVLKPGQQAQVLQHYTTGNAVVNVEKADMEKTLAWKNGVFNLEDVSLKDAMREWERWYDIEVVYKDKIPDIYFTGKVNKDISFSGLLKLLEEAKVHYSMDGSRRLVIWP
- a CDS encoding P-loop NTPase family protein — encoded protein: MTSALTDVKARQNHAIFAHRGCGKTLLLHHSKKEMDKSVKTVYLNCEDFKTHSFPNVLVEILDAVFGELQRNLSGWFGKKKSHAISLFK
- a CDS encoding RNA polymerase sigma factor, with protein sequence MENQNVSYQEDKLLFSRIADGDEEAFNILFHAYVPRLHPLIMKITRNEGVVKDLLQEIFFYLWLDRESLGAIESPQNWIFKIAYNRIYTWMSRQAVRNQKEGAALPLQQATGEHMPEQTVSFRETARLIQEAVAELPPQARKIFQLSRDADLKAAEVASLLGISVQTVRNSLVRSVKHIKEYLNKYGIYLPSILILFFL
- a CDS encoding tetratricopeptide repeat protein, yielding MKRTDIPDPLYGDLPALIQHLEKECPGVLETSPVTQANIEEMEATAGFTLPATFKTLWNNKGFCYFNQDEVVCIAYAYCGEGRNFNHLYGFLSMLMKSHMSNSQWVVKAESLLKQFWVLGMVYTDNERWITVCDARQQVYTIYLDAPMTSISDEDLAFSFEEIIPADILPSEDAEAPEVTAAHFLQSNQLQLVTYEEVLALLGVDHLFDYWETGDYDSYVIDEYESEEAYFEERDRIFYHEGDLELNGDLEIPEDYFDLLVVNGNLTVHGKVYSWQDTENAWYVTGNATFDYLHVDYFQKTCGEETAVHMALAWAQDHERVKNMPIRKINTPFFFSWFYNLQSFTFGPDTVITALYDGDQLSTYTTNNPFLQWHDFTYAFRPEFYYPVEKPHHDYLSINPAAIYEALKNSQPVFIEGVTAEGIQLTQQAVTLGAIGDALGTIRLLQQAIEKSPAYYKAYYHIAQYLISQSAFAQAMDFAEKGIALTPTKLLYDVNCMEQAALCAVRLGEYDKATAWCQKALLKNENAYFAMRVLGEVLILQKQVQKAIPYLQKSIWHESIFSNNWLLGLAYHFSGDAGKAEEYYQRAAKHSNLGKPYSKQTDLNYVYGEPIVFDIN
- a CDS encoding SDR family oxidoreductase — protein: MKVFVTGATGFVGTAVVKELISAGHQVLGLARSQSSADALVAAGAIVHHGDLENLESIRSGAAAADGVIHAGFIHDFSRFKEVCEVDRIAIETIGNTLAGSQRPFVVTSGTALVSPGMLATENTPTRMDTQKFPRVSESAGLAFASQGVRASAVRLSPSVHGEGDAHGFVPILVNIARSKGVSAYIGDGLNRWNAVHRLDAAQLFRLALEKGEAGTHYHAVGDESITLKTVAEAIGKQLNLPVVSVSPEQAPEHFGWFASFAGIDCPASSELTQQWLDWKPVHPSLADDLAGNVYFS